The following DNA comes from Vibrio gigantis.
GGCAACACAGATCAACTTGATGAAGTGATTGAAGAGTCTGCTAAGTTAAACCAAAGCCTGAAATCAGACCTAGAAAAAGGCCGAGATCGCCTGCTCGAGATGCACTCAAACGGCGGTGATAAAGCGCATGAAATTGCAGAAAAGATCGCGTCGACTGACGGTGATACTAATCTAGTAACCTTTGCACTGAGCTTGTTCGATACGATTGGTTTGAACCAAGACGACAAGGGTGAAAATGCGCTGGTTATAACGCCATCTGAACATATGATGGTTCCAAGCTACCCTGGCTTACCGTACGAAGGCGCAACCATCACGTTCGACCGTGATACGGCACTTTCTCGTGAAGATATGAACTTCATTAGCTGGGAGCACCCAATGATTCAGGGCGGTATTGATTTGTTACTGAGTGAAGGGGTGGGCGCATCAGCGGTATCGCTACTGAAAAATAAAGCGCTGCCAGTTGGTACTATCTTGCTTGAGTTGGTTTACCTTGTGGATGCGCAAGCACCGAAACGCAGCGGTATCAGCCAGTTCCTGCCTAAAACTCCGATTCGTTTGATGATGGATGGTCGTGGTAACGATCTATCTGCTCAGGTTGAGTTTGATAGCTTTAACCGCCAGTTAAGCCCGGTGAACCGTCACCTAGCAAGTAAGCTAGTGAACTCGGTACAAGGTGAAATTCACAAGCTAATCGAAGCGGGTGAGACGCATGTATTGCCGAAGGTTGAAGAAGTTCGTCAGCAAGCTCAGAAAGATATGCAAACTAACTTGAACGGTGAGCTAGAGCGTCTACAAGCGCTTAAAGCGGTGAACCCTAACATTCGTGATGAAGAGCTAGAGGTAATCGAAGCTCAAATCAATGAACTAACAGGCTACATCAGCAAAGCTCAGGTTCAGCTAGATTCATTACGCTTGATTGTGGTTTCTCACAACTAGTTTTGAAATAGCGAAATGCTTCAAATAGATAAGGCCTTCATCATGAAGGCCTTATTTTTATCTAGCGTTTGAAAGGTGTTTGGGATGTTGAAAGTGTAATTTCAGAGGAATTACATTAACCACTTCCACCAAACAAATACCGCTAAGAAGCCAAATAGGTACACAAGACCTGCTACAGACAACCATTTTAACTTGGTGCCGATAGCTAGCGCTTCAGGAAGCTTGGTTTTGTTTACCAAAATGAAGTTAAGTAGAGCGAAGAACGGTGTCGTAGCAAAAGCTAACACCATTGCAAAATCCAGCATTGGCATCAATGCAGCACTGAAGAACATTACAATCGCCAATGCCGCGATAGAGACAATGATGATCCAGCCTTGCAGCATTCTTGGGCTCGAGTCTTTTTTGAATAACAGACGTTGTGATTCAGCAAGTACACGTGAGTAGCCGTCGATAACCGTAATCGTACTGCCAAAGATACAGAAGAAAGCGATAAGAGCGATTAATGGACGAGACCATTCACCAATCGTTGAGGCGTAGATCCCTACTAATTGATGAGTAAACCCAACACCAGAGCGAGACAGTTCAACCCCTGAACCGTGAAGGACTAGCGCACCTAACGCAACGAATACTAAAGCAAGCAGTGCCGTACCAATGTAGCCGACATTGAAATCGAACAATGCTGATTGAGCAGTCACTTCTTGTTTTTCTTTTTGGCTTTTTAGCCACATAGAGGTGATGCTGGATATTTCGATAGGCGCAGGCATCCAACCCATGGTCACCACGATAAAGCCAATAGCGGCTAATGACCAAGGAGATGGTGGAACAAAAGCTGCGTCAGGTTCGACTGGAGAGCCGATAGCAATGGCAACGGCAGCTAAGGTTGTGATGGTCAGGATCGCCATGATCGCTTTAGATAGCGTATCAAGAGCACGATAATGGCCAGCAAACAGAATGATCAAACAGGTCGCTAAAACGATCATACAAAGCGTGATGGTCGCTAGATCGAAAGGAACAAAGTAGCTAAGTAGACTTGCACTGAATAATAACAAAGCAGCCGTGTTCACGACGGCGGAAATGGCACTCAGTATTGAAAAGATAACAAGGT
Coding sequences within:
- a CDS encoding NRAMP family divalent metal transporter, translating into MESTVKTTTEKTQTSAPLSSLIKSLGPGIMMAAAAVGGSHLVASTKAGAIYGWQLAALIILVNVFKYPFFRAGIQYTLGTGQSLVEGYSNLGRPYLVIFSILSAISAVVNTAALLLFSASLLSYFVPFDLATITLCMIVLATCLIILFAGHYRALDTLSKAIMAILTITTLAAVAIAIGSPVEPDAAFVPPSPWSLAAIGFIVVTMGWMPAPIEISSITSMWLKSQKEKQEVTAQSALFDFNVGYIGTALLALVFVALGALVLHGSGVELSRSGVGFTHQLVGIYASTIGEWSRPLIALIAFFCIFGSTITVIDGYSRVLAESQRLLFKKDSSPRMLQGWIIIVSIAALAIVMFFSAALMPMLDFAMVLAFATTPFFALLNFILVNKTKLPEALAIGTKLKWLSVAGLVYLFGFLAVFVWWKWLM